The following proteins are encoded in a genomic region of Ornithinibacillus sp. 4-3:
- a CDS encoding amidohydrolase family protein, which yields MKTKITDVTIYDGVGKKLENTEILFDESGILAIGQEAEAQDADMKIDGSGYTCLPGLIDAHVHLNSDGEPDSMKQKAEDNEATGALRALVNSNKHIQAGVVTVRNAGSKYNIDISLRNAINEGIVKGPRILASGYPIVMTGGHCHSWAMEADGVDEVRKAARKQLKAGADFLKFMATGGGLTPGVKSGASQLSKEEMKAGCQEAENTGRTTAAHAQGNEGIKNAIRAGITTIEHGVELDDEAIELMLENGTYLVATLAAPHNIVKHGVEAGIPEYAVQKNKEAIVPHQASFQKAYSAGVKIAAGTDAGTPFNYHGDFATELELMAKLGMSIREVITAATYTAAEALRIEKETGSLEVGKCSDLILLKGDPEEDISAFRKVEYVFRNGNLMFKSSI from the coding sequence ATGAAAACAAAAATTACGGATGTAACAATCTATGATGGGGTAGGTAAAAAATTAGAGAATACAGAAATTCTGTTTGATGAATCTGGTATTCTAGCAATTGGTCAAGAAGCAGAAGCACAAGATGCAGATATGAAAATAGATGGTTCTGGCTATACATGCTTGCCTGGTTTAATAGATGCGCACGTTCATTTAAACAGTGATGGAGAACCGGATTCGATGAAACAGAAAGCAGAAGATAATGAAGCAACAGGTGCGTTAAGGGCATTAGTTAATTCAAACAAACATATACAGGCTGGAGTTGTTACAGTCCGAAATGCAGGCTCTAAATATAATATTGATATTTCTCTTCGCAATGCAATTAATGAAGGAATTGTAAAAGGTCCGAGAATTCTAGCTTCAGGTTATCCTATAGTGATGACAGGAGGTCATTGCCATAGCTGGGCAATGGAAGCAGATGGAGTTGATGAAGTTCGTAAGGCTGCCCGAAAACAATTAAAAGCTGGAGCTGATTTTTTAAAATTTATGGCAACTGGTGGCGGATTAACTCCTGGGGTGAAATCAGGTGCTTCCCAATTAAGTAAAGAAGAAATGAAAGCAGGATGCCAAGAAGCGGAAAATACCGGTAGAACTACAGCTGCACATGCCCAAGGAAATGAAGGGATTAAAAATGCAATTCGAGCAGGAATTACAACTATAGAACATGGTGTAGAGCTTGATGATGAGGCGATCGAGTTAATGTTAGAAAACGGAACATATTTAGTAGCTACATTAGCAGCGCCACATAATATTGTGAAACATGGTGTAGAGGCTGGTATTCCTGAATATGCTGTTCAAAAAAATAAAGAAGCTATTGTGCCGCATCAAGCAAGTTTCCAAAAGGCATACAGTGCTGGAGTTAAAATTGCGGCGGGTACAGATGCAGGGACACCTTTTAATTATCATGGAGATTTTGCTACGGAATTAGAGCTTATGGCAAAGTTAGGCATGTCAATTAGAGAAGTTATTACTGCAGCAACTTATACAGCAGCAGAAGCTCTACGTATTGAAAAAGAGACAGGAAGTTTAGAAGTAGGAAAATGTAGTGACTTAATTTTATTAAAAGGAGATCCTGAAGAAGATATTTCAGCATTTCGTAAGGTAGAGTATGTGTTTAGAAATGGAAATTTAATGTTTAAATCTAGTATTTAG
- a CDS encoding GNAT family N-acetyltransferase → MYKLVSNYRNNQQLRESFNQLALKTFDLDFRNWYQYDYWNEDYIPYSFIKGNQVIANASITKLHIIINGKSYHAIQIGTVMTDEKYKKQGLARKLMEHILEKYKDACDFIYLFANETVLNFYPKFGFTRIDESVYCLDLEETGLASSISENIRKIMIEEDRALLEKFAKERYVNSQVLDVQDYSSLLLFYFSIPFHDMIYHIAELDTLVLMEEEGDTIHVFDIIALKKPDIKTIVANIQKETTKKVIFYFTIDENMTGLSVEKQSNDEDALFILAKEPLLNGHFLFPITSHT, encoded by the coding sequence ATGTATAAATTAGTCTCCAACTATCGAAACAATCAACAATTAAGAGAGAGCTTTAATCAATTAGCGCTCAAAACCTTTGATCTTGATTTTCGAAATTGGTATCAATATGATTATTGGAATGAGGATTATATTCCGTATTCTTTTATCAAAGGAAATCAGGTAATCGCAAATGCATCCATCACTAAATTACATATCATTATCAATGGAAAATCCTACCATGCTATTCAGATTGGTACAGTGATGACAGATGAAAAATACAAAAAACAAGGGTTAGCTCGCAAATTAATGGAGCATATTTTAGAGAAATATAAAGATGCTTGTGATTTCATTTATTTATTCGCAAATGAAACGGTCTTGAATTTCTATCCGAAATTTGGTTTTACACGTATCGATGAATCCGTATATTGTCTGGATTTAGAAGAAACTGGATTAGCTTCTTCTATTTCTGAAAATATCCGAAAAATTATGATTGAAGAAGACCGTGCATTATTAGAGAAGTTTGCAAAAGAAAGATATGTGAATAGCCAAGTATTGGATGTGCAGGACTATTCTAGCTTATTATTATTTTATTTTTCTATTCCTTTCCATGATATGATTTACCACATAGCAGAATTAGATACACTTGTTTTAATGGAGGAAGAAGGAGATACTATTCATGTTTTTGATATTATTGCTTTAAAGAAGCCGGATATTAAAACAATAGTAGCTAATATCCAAAAAGAAACGACTAAAAAGGTAATTTTTTATTTTACAATCGATGAAAATATGACTGGATTAAGTGTAGAAAAACAGTCGAATGATGAAGATGCATTATTTATTTTAGCAAAGGAACCACTATTAAATGGGCATTTTTTGTTTCCAATTACATCACATACTTAA
- a CDS encoding nucleotide pyrophosphohydrolase — MKELQKKAVAFRDERNWQQFHKPKDLALSLSLEASELLELFQWKTDEEALAENHQDMQDELADVVIYALLIAEATNIDLYDAIENKIKKNGLKYPVEKASGSRVKYTEL; from the coding sequence ATTAAAGAATTACAAAAGAAGGCTGTTGCTTTTCGTGATGAACGGAATTGGCAACAATTTCATAAACCAAAGGATTTAGCATTATCCTTATCTTTAGAAGCAAGTGAGCTACTAGAGTTGTTTCAATGGAAAACAGATGAGGAAGCACTGGCAGAAAATCACCAAGATATGCAGGACGAGCTAGCAGATGTGGTTATTTATGCATTGCTAATTGCAGAGGCTACGAATATTGATCTTTATGATGCGATTGAAAATAAGATAAAGAAGAATGGATTAAAGTATCCTGTGGAGAAAGCAAGTGGAAGCAGGGTGAAATATACGGAATTATAA
- a CDS encoding Crp/Fnr family transcriptional regulator yields MLNNDWSLSPWLDELPYDWSELEELGAVISIKKDENLFLYNDPVEYIYIVREGRIRLSLNSVSGDEKTIAIIGKNGLLGESDFFQNQRHVATAIASSPSIVIKVKPMDFQNVIFKNKIYMNQLLQMMSLKIRLLTQDSLYLAHSSSYQRICLMFLQLGMSYGDDPKNPSQINITIPFTQQEVADLVGATRVTVANNIKLLISKNIISKSGKYYCIENVAKLNEELYSIQT; encoded by the coding sequence ATGTTAAATAATGATTGGTCACTTTCACCATGGTTAGACGAGCTTCCATATGATTGGTCAGAGCTGGAAGAATTAGGTGCTGTGATTTCTATAAAAAAGGACGAAAATTTATTTCTTTATAATGATCCTGTTGAATATATTTACATTGTTCGAGAGGGACGAATCCGTCTTTCATTAAATTCTGTCTCAGGTGACGAAAAAACGATCGCAATTATCGGTAAAAATGGACTCCTTGGAGAAAGTGACTTCTTCCAAAACCAAAGGCATGTAGCAACTGCTATTGCTTCTAGTCCTAGCATTGTTATAAAAGTAAAACCAATGGACTTCCAAAATGTTATCTTTAAAAACAAGATTTACATGAATCAACTCCTACAGATGATGAGTCTTAAAATCCGTCTCCTTACACAGGACTCTTTATACTTGGCCCACAGCTCTTCTTATCAAAGAATATGCTTGATGTTTTTACAATTAGGGATGTCTTATGGGGATGATCCTAAAAATCCCAGCCAGATCAACATTACTATCCCTTTTACTCAACAAGAAGTGGCTGATTTGGTTGGAGCTACACGTGTTACAGTAGCTAACAATATCAAATTATTAATTTCTAAAAACATTATTTCAAAATCAGGAAAATATTATTGTATTGAGAATGTAGCAAAGCTTAACGAAGAACTGTATTCGATCCAAACTTAA
- the pepF gene encoding oligoendopeptidase F: protein MSKKLPTRAEVDKQYTWNLKDLFSSEEQYEAALAKVQEDVVAFETTYKGQLANDQVLLEGLRAYQKIAEQLVPIETYARLSLSGDQTDDEAQMRSNKLASISSKIGSSLSFVRSELMNLETEKLTALKDAEPDFMKYFEQIIRGKPYQLAPEVEKTLAAYASTFQAPYSLYNTTKLVDLKFDDFTVDDNTYSLSYTTFEGDLESTPDTNVRRAAYKAFYSQLQNYEHTTAKTYDTLLQTEKTTADLRGYDSIFDYLLHNQEVDRNMYNRQIDLIMNELAPHMRKYAKLLKRIHKLDQMTFADLKIPLDPAYEPKITVEESKKHILEGLSIMGDHYLGMVERAYDERWIDFVKNIGKSTGAFCASPYGHHPYILISWTGSMEDVFVLAHELGHAGHFYHANDSQSILNARPSLYFIEAPSTMNEMLLANHLLKNTDDLRFKRWVISSIVSRTYYHNFVTHLLEGDYQRKVYEIIDAGGSVNANVLNKLKRETLEQFWGDTVEINDGAERTWMRQPHYYMGLYPYTYSAGLTVSTEMAKRVLNEGQSAVEDWINVLNAGGTKDPIGLAKMANIDITTDEPLKNTIAYIGELIDELVQLTDELEGQ, encoded by the coding sequence GTGTCTAAAAAATTACCAACACGTGCTGAAGTAGACAAGCAGTATACATGGAATTTAAAGGATTTATTTTCTTCGGAGGAGCAATATGAAGCAGCGCTTGCCAAAGTTCAGGAAGATGTAGTGGCTTTCGAAACAACTTATAAAGGACAGCTAGCAAATGACCAGGTTCTATTAGAAGGATTACGCGCTTACCAGAAAATTGCTGAACAGCTCGTACCAATTGAAACCTATGCACGACTTTCATTAAGTGGGGACCAAACAGATGACGAGGCACAAATGCGTTCTAATAAGCTAGCAAGTATTTCTAGTAAAATTGGGAGTTCTCTCTCCTTTGTTCGAAGTGAATTAATGAATTTAGAAACAGAAAAATTAACTGCACTTAAAGATGCAGAGCCAGACTTCATGAAATACTTTGAACAAATTATTCGTGGTAAGCCATATCAATTAGCACCAGAAGTAGAAAAAACATTGGCTGCATATGCTTCTACCTTCCAAGCACCATATAGTTTATATAACACAACAAAGCTTGTTGACTTAAAGTTTGATGATTTTACAGTGGATGACAACACCTATTCCTTAAGCTACACCACCTTTGAAGGAGATTTAGAATCTACTCCTGACACCAATGTGCGTCGTGCTGCGTATAAAGCCTTTTATAGCCAATTACAAAACTACGAGCATACGACTGCGAAAACATATGACACTTTATTACAAACAGAAAAAACAACTGCCGATCTGCGTGGCTATGACTCTATCTTCGATTACTTACTACACAATCAGGAAGTAGATCGAAACATGTACAATCGTCAAATTGATTTAATTATGAATGAGTTGGCACCACATATGCGTAAATATGCAAAACTCTTAAAACGTATTCATAAGTTAGATCAAATGACTTTTGCAGATTTAAAGATTCCTCTCGATCCTGCATATGAGCCAAAAATCACTGTAGAGGAATCTAAAAAACATATTCTAGAAGGTCTTTCCATCATGGGTGATCATTATCTTGGCATGGTGGAACGTGCTTATGATGAACGTTGGATTGATTTTGTGAAAAATATTGGAAAATCAACTGGAGCATTCTGTGCTAGTCCATATGGTCACCATCCATATATTCTTATTTCATGGACAGGAAGTATGGAGGATGTATTTGTTCTTGCTCATGAGTTAGGTCATGCTGGACATTTCTACCATGCAAATGACTCACAATCTATTTTAAATGCACGTCCATCTCTTTACTTTATTGAAGCTCCATCTACAATGAATGAGATGTTACTTGCAAATCATCTTCTGAAAAACACGGATGATTTACGCTTCAAACGCTGGGTAATCTCTTCCATTGTTTCTCGCACCTACTATCATAACTTTGTCACACATCTCTTAGAGGGTGACTATCAACGCAAAGTGTATGAAATTATCGATGCTGGTGGTAGTGTGAATGCCAATGTATTGAATAAGCTAAAACGCGAGACATTGGAGCAATTCTGGGGAGATACAGTAGAAATAAATGATGGAGCAGAGCGTACATGGATGCGTCAGCCTCATTACTATATGGGCTTATATCCATATACGTACAGTGCCGGATTGACTGTCTCTACGGAAATGGCAAAACGGGTACTAAATGAAGGGCAATCTGCAGTAGAAGACTGGATTAATGTGCTGAACGCTGGTGGAACTAAGGATCCAATTGGCTTAGCGAAGATGGCAAATATTGATATTACAACAGATGAACCACTGAAGAACACCATTGCATATATTGGTGAATTAATTGATGAATTAGTTCAATTAACAGATGAATTAGAAGGTCAATAA
- a CDS encoding ABC transporter substrate-binding protein: protein MKKYQYRLFAALFVLMFLIVGCSSKEDGTSEVNGGSQENNAGGELRIALNAQPPTLDQHLASGTSTRDTGRLIFETLVTTNSKYEVIPMLAESVDISDDGKIYTFNLRQGVKFHNDKEMIAEDVVASMHRWLDKSPVTGSIFEGAKFEAIDNHTVVLELAKPSALVMDTLASPKQAAAIMPKEIIEAETEDGLQEYIGTGPFEFVEWKQDQYIHFKKYEDYSSVDFESDGLAGEKVALVDDIYFDIVTDPSTRIAGLQTGRYDIVYQIAYDDYENVDSDPNLQIMLDSGGELIYLYNKEAGPAADFKMREAINAALNIDEILLAAFTREELYSFSPGYMSQDIVNWSSNAGEEFYNQKDIEKAKKILEEIGYNGEEFKILVTRDYPAYYQAGVVIQEQLTKAGMNIKLDVFDWATFNEMINDSDSWDSLVVGVSSVNTPIQLVQINPTFAGGVGDQAIIDLLEEIETSPDEEEAKRLWDELQSYAWEEHLPLSQLGCYYNLFGVSNNVEGFTTSSGPVLWNTRVTN, encoded by the coding sequence ATGAAAAAATACCAGTACAGGCTGTTTGCTGCCTTATTCGTTTTGATGTTTTTAATTGTAGGTTGTAGCTCAAAAGAGGATGGGACTTCAGAGGTAAATGGAGGAAGTCAGGAAAATAATGCTGGTGGAGAGTTGCGGATTGCGTTAAATGCGCAACCGCCAACATTAGATCAACACTTAGCTTCGGGAACTTCTACAAGAGATACAGGTAGATTAATTTTTGAAACACTTGTAACAACAAATTCAAAATATGAAGTGATTCCAATGCTAGCAGAATCAGTTGATATAAGTGATGATGGAAAAATATATACATTCAACTTAAGGCAAGGAGTTAAATTTCATAATGACAAAGAAATGATTGCTGAAGATGTCGTTGCTTCTATGCATCGTTGGTTAGATAAATCACCAGTTACGGGTTCAATTTTTGAGGGTGCAAAATTTGAAGCAATAGATAATCATACAGTTGTTTTAGAGCTAGCAAAGCCCTCTGCTCTTGTGATGGATACATTGGCATCACCTAAACAAGCAGCAGCAATCATGCCAAAAGAAATTATTGAAGCTGAGACAGAAGATGGATTACAAGAATATATTGGAACAGGTCCTTTTGAATTTGTAGAGTGGAAGCAGGATCAGTATATTCATTTTAAAAAATATGAGGATTATAGTTCAGTTGATTTTGAGTCAGATGGGCTAGCAGGAGAAAAAGTTGCTCTAGTTGATGATATCTACTTTGATATTGTAACAGATCCATCTACCCGTATAGCAGGTCTACAAACAGGCAGATATGATATTGTATATCAAATTGCGTATGATGACTATGAGAACGTAGATAGTGACCCGAATCTACAAATAATGTTAGATTCAGGGGGAGAATTAATCTACCTTTATAATAAGGAAGCAGGACCTGCAGCAGATTTTAAAATGCGAGAAGCAATAAATGCAGCATTAAATATAGATGAGATTCTTTTAGCTGCATTTACGCGAGAAGAGCTTTATAGTTTTTCACCAGGATATATGAGTCAAGACATTGTAAATTGGTCAAGCAATGCAGGGGAAGAATTTTATAACCAAAAAGATATAGAAAAAGCCAAAAAAATTCTAGAAGAAATTGGATATAATGGCGAGGAATTTAAAATATTGGTTACTCGCGATTATCCTGCATATTATCAGGCAGGGGTAGTTATTCAAGAACAGTTGACCAAAGCAGGGATGAATATAAAACTAGATGTATTTGATTGGGCAACATTTAACGAGATGATTAACGATAGTGATAGCTGGGATTCGCTAGTTGTTGGCGTTTCATCAGTAAATACTCCTATTCAATTAGTACAGATTAATCCAACTTTTGCAGGTGGAGTAGGAGATCAAGCGATAATCGATTTATTAGAAGAAATTGAAACCTCTCCTGACGAAGAAGAAGCAAAAAGATTATGGGATGAATTACAAAGTTATGCGTGGGAAGAACACCTGCCACTTTCACAATTAGGATGTTATTATAATTTGTTTGGTGTTAGTAATAACGTAGAAGGATTCACAACATCCTCTGGTCCTGTTTTATGGAACACTCGAGTAACTAATTAA
- a CDS encoding aminotransferase class V-fold PLP-dependent enzyme, with product MTKIFLNYRNQFPILNQSIQLSSCSQSAMNKNVKAHINKYIESWENNGMDWEGWMDAVENSRKNFAQLINADVDEIAVVSSVSHAISAIANSLNPSKARNQILLTENDFPCVGHVWLSQSNEAYDVIFASEENGKVSSKMYEKLINQKTLLTSISHVTYYSGYKQNLKEIAEIAHKKGSYLFVDAYQSAGQASIDVKESNIDFLAAGMQKYLLGIPGIAFLYIKKEIAKNLTPEVTGWFGQSDPFAFDIQNIKYASGARRFDSGTAPMINAFAAEAALNILLEIGVSNIEKYLQELSAFTIEYAKEKNLIVKTPLLPEKRGAMTAIYVPDASEIEKRMKEKNVIVSARNDVIRVAPHFYNHKEDIKHAIDLLIELSR from the coding sequence ATGACAAAAATTTTTTTGAATTATCGTAATCAGTTTCCCATATTAAATCAAAGTATTCAACTTTCTAGCTGTTCACAGAGTGCAATGAATAAAAATGTAAAAGCACATATTAATAAATATATCGAGTCTTGGGAGAATAACGGGATGGATTGGGAAGGTTGGATGGATGCAGTAGAAAATTCACGTAAAAATTTTGCCCAATTAATTAATGCAGATGTAGATGAGATTGCAGTAGTTTCTTCTGTTTCTCATGCCATATCTGCAATTGCAAACAGCTTAAATCCTTCTAAAGCTCGAAATCAAATTCTTTTAACTGAAAATGACTTTCCTTGTGTTGGTCATGTTTGGCTATCACAGTCAAATGAAGCGTATGATGTGATTTTTGCATCAGAAGAAAATGGAAAAGTTTCATCAAAAATGTATGAAAAACTAATTAATCAAAAGACACTCCTCACCTCTATATCACATGTAACTTACTATAGTGGCTATAAACAAAATCTTAAAGAAATTGCAGAAATTGCGCATAAGAAAGGATCTTACTTATTTGTAGATGCATACCAATCTGCTGGCCAGGCTTCAATTGATGTGAAAGAGTCAAATATCGATTTTCTAGCTGCTGGTATGCAAAAATATCTTCTTGGTATACCTGGAATTGCTTTTCTTTATATCAAAAAGGAAATTGCTAAAAATCTTACACCTGAAGTGACAGGCTGGTTCGGTCAGAGTGATCCGTTTGCTTTTGATATTCAAAATATTAAGTATGCTTCGGGCGCTAGACGATTTGACTCGGGGACTGCGCCTATGATTAATGCATTTGCGGCAGAAGCAGCGTTAAATATTTTATTAGAAATTGGAGTTTCAAATATTGAAAAGTATTTACAAGAGCTATCTGCATTTACGATCGAATATGCAAAAGAAAAAAACTTAATAGTCAAAACCCCGTTGCTTCCAGAAAAAAGAGGAGCAATGACGGCGATTTATGTTCCCGATGCCAGTGAAATAGAAAAAAGAATGAAAGAGAAGAATGTTATTGTTTCTGCTAGAAATGATGTGATTCGTGTCGCACCACATTTTTATAACCATAAAGAAGACATAAAACATGCCATAGATTTATTGATCGAATTATCAAGATAA
- a CDS encoding putative RNA methyltransferase encodes MSNKEKSAKLVQKYEDKLRCPICEEQVQVVELRSLQCANNHSFDFAKQGYINMLMRSVKTPYDKALFASRQEVIRETNLYTKLHASVADILKTHLTKEITILDAGCGEGSHLEQIMKKSDLNNMLGIGIDIAKEGVLRAAKHYHHAIWLVGDLANAPLANQSCNAIINILSPANYQEFKRILSEEGIVVKVIPGKNYFRELREALYADDKQTYSNEDTVELFENQFQLIEHMHVQTTESISEQELEHLINMSPLAWNIEEGEKDQLRKHGIDQLTIDLEILVGKKSDR; translated from the coding sequence ATGTCAAATAAAGAAAAGAGCGCAAAGCTCGTTCAGAAATATGAGGATAAACTACGCTGTCCAATTTGCGAGGAACAAGTTCAGGTTGTGGAGCTACGTAGTCTACAATGTGCGAATAACCATAGTTTTGATTTTGCCAAGCAAGGATATATCAATATGTTGATGCGATCTGTAAAAACACCTTATGATAAGGCATTGTTTGCTTCAAGGCAGGAAGTGATAAGAGAAACAAATTTATACACGAAGCTGCATGCAAGTGTGGCAGATATCCTTAAAACACACCTAACTAAAGAGATTACGATATTGGATGCTGGGTGTGGTGAAGGTTCACACTTAGAGCAGATTATGAAGAAAAGCGATCTCAATAATATGCTTGGAATTGGAATTGATATTGCAAAAGAAGGTGTGCTTCGAGCGGCTAAGCATTATCATCATGCGATATGGCTAGTTGGCGATTTAGCAAATGCTCCACTAGCTAATCAATCCTGTAACGCCATTATAAATATCTTATCTCCAGCAAATTATCAAGAGTTTAAACGGATTTTATCAGAAGAAGGCATCGTAGTGAAGGTTATTCCAGGCAAGAACTACTTTAGAGAGCTAAGGGAAGCACTTTATGCGGATGATAAACAGACTTATTCAAATGAAGACACGGTTGAATTGTTTGAAAATCAATTCCAACTTATAGAGCATATGCATGTACAAACAACAGAGAGCATATCAGAGCAAGAACTAGAGCACTTAATCAATATGTCCCCATTAGCTTGGAATATAGAAGAAGGAGAAAAAGATCAACTGCGAAAGCATGGGATCGATCAATTAACGATTGATTTGGAAATTTTGGTTGGCAAAAAGTCAGATAGATGA